One stretch of Acanthochromis polyacanthus isolate Apoly-LR-REF ecotype Palm Island chromosome 16, KAUST_Apoly_ChrSc, whole genome shotgun sequence DNA includes these proteins:
- the chgb gene encoding secretogranin-1 isoform X2, with amino-acid sequence MRLFCAVVVVAALLTENLALPVVKEGQREDVVTRCLVEVLSKALSKPNSQLDQECKDIIQAGVKHTPLDKKSSEGTINHEEVLKGHAVEPEAKAADVKDIEALLKSVEEKRETPEDERNQESWSFGDDKEKRHNNEVEEEREKRGSWRQGRYHQRKIKRGDEEEDNERSQESWGLEEKRSDDDEEEDDEEEREKRAWRHGRYHQRKYKRNEEEEPEEERSQESWDVDKRAWKPTHRYHHKKKLHKRSDEPSEANEYEERSQESWGLDDERYKRDWRPGRHHQRRHKRDEELSEEIREEPEEERSQESWDFDTGREKRDWRAGRFHQRRHKRDEELAEEEREEPDEERSQESWDFDGGREKREWRAGRHHQRRHKRDEELSEEARDEPDEERSQEYWDFDTGRDKRDWRPGRYHQRKHKRDEELSEEVREEPEEERSQESWSLDKRHGKEEGEIEKRIWKPTHRYHHKKKLHKRGGGSSEEEEEQRGDSEENVEEGKDRDEALRYLAEKRNPWIFRGYYHPAWYKRDSDEHAATSNKMDELAKLLSYKINQLANHSNQEEAKRSTNQKTLTPQEEKELENLAAMDMELQKIAAKLHENAA; translated from the exons ATGAGGCTTTTCTGCGCCGTGGTCGTGGTTGCGGCTCTGCTGACAG AGAATCTAGCGCTTCCAGTGGTTAAAGAAGGACAGAGAGAAGACGTG GTTACAAGATGTCTGGTTGAAGTCTTGTCCAAAGCTCTCTCCAAACCGAACTCTCAGCTGGATCAGGAATGCAAAGACATTATCCAAGCAG GAGTTAAACATACCCCATTAGACAAGAAGAGCAGTGAGGGGACAATAAACCATGAAGAAGTACTCAAAGGTCACGCTGTGGAGCCCGAAGCGAAGGCAGCAGATGTAAAAGACATCGAGGCGCTCTTGAAATCCgtggaggaaaaaagagaaacccCGGAAGATGAGCGCAATCAGGAGTCCTGGAGTTTTGGTGACGACAAGGAGAAGAGACACAACAACGAAGTGGAGGAAGAACGAGAGAAGAGGGGCAGCTGGAGGCAAGGAAGATACCACCAAAGAAAAATCAAAcgaggagatgaggaggaggataaCGAGCGCAGTCAGGAGAGCTGGGGGTTAGAAGAGAAGAGATCTGACGACGACGAGGAAGAAGACGacgaagaggagagagagaagagggcaTGGAGGCATGGAAGATACCACCAAAGAAAATACAAACgtaatgaggaggaggagcctgAGGAGGAACGCAGCCAGGAGTCCTGGGATGTGGACAAGCGGGCATGGAAGCCAACCCATCGCTATCACCACAAGAAAAAGCTGCACAAACGCAGCGATGAGCCATCGGAGGCCAACGAATATGAAGAACGAAGCCAGGAGTCTTGGGGTCTCGACGATGAGCGGTACAAGAGGGACTGGAGACCCGGAAGACACCACCAGAGGAGACACAAACGTGACGAAGAGCTTTCAGAAGAAATTCGAGAAGAACCAGAAGAGGAACGAAGCCAGGAGTCGTGGGATTTTGATACtggaagagaaaagagagactGGAGGGCTGGAAGGTTCCACCAGAGGAGGCACAAACGTGATGAAGAGCTCGctgaggaagaaagagaagaacCAGACGAGGAACGAAGCCAAGAGTCATGGGATTTTGATGGTGGAAGGGAGAAGAGAGAATGGAGGGCAGGAAGGCACCACCAGAGGAGGCATAAACGTGACGAAGAGCTTTCTGAAGAAGCCAGAGACGAGCCTGATGAAGAGCGCAGCCAGGAATACTGGGATTTTGATACGGGAAGAGACAAGAGGGACTGGAGAC CCGGCAGATATcaccagaggaaacacaaaCGTGACGAAGAGCTTTCAGAAGAAGTCCGagaagaaccagaggaggaacGCAGCCAGGAGTCGTGGAGCCTTGATAAAAGACACGGCAAGGAAGAGGGAGAAATCGAAAAGCGTATCTGGAAGCCAACACACCGATATCACCATAAAAAGAAGCTTCACAAGCGTGGCGGAGGATCatcagaagaagaggaagaacagAGGGGTGATTCAGAGGAAAACGTGGAGGAGGGAAAGGACAGAGATGAAGCTCTGAG GTATCTGGCTGAGAAACGTAATCCATGGATTTTCAGAGGCTATTATCATCCTGCCTGGTATAAAAGGGATTCAGATGAACATGCTGCCACCTCAAACAAG ATGGACGAACTGGCCAAGTTGCTGAGCTACAAGATAAACCAGCTGGCGAACCACTCGAATCAAGAGGAGGCGAAAAGGAGCACGAACCAGAAAACACTTACTCCACAGGAG gaGAAAGAGCTGGAAAACCTGGCAGCTATGGACATGGAGTTGCAGAAAATCGCAGCCAAGTTGCATGAAAACGCCGCGTAA
- the chgb gene encoding secretogranin-1 isoform X1, whose amino-acid sequence MRLFCAVVVVAALLTENLALPVVKEGQREDVVTRCLVEVLSKALSKPNSQLDQECKDIIQAGVKHTPLDKKSSEGTINHEEVLKGHAVEPEAKAADVKDIEALLKSVEEKRETPEDERNQESWSFGDDKEKRHNNEVEEEREKRGSWRQGRYHQRKIKRGDEEEDNERSQESWGLEEKRSDDDEEEDDEEEREKRAWRHGRYHQRKYKRNEEEEPEEERSQESWDVDKRAWKPTHRYHHKKKLHKRSDEPSEANEYEERSQESWGLDDERYKRDWRPGRHHQRRHKRDEELSEEIREEPEEERSQESWDFDTGREKRDWRAGRFHQRRHKRDEELAEEEREEPDEERSQESWDFDGGREKREWRAGRHHQRRHKRDEELSEEARDEPDEERSQEYWDFDTGRDKRDWRPGRHHQRRHKRDEDLSEEARDEPDEERSQEYWDFDTGIYKRDWRPGRYHQRKHKRDEELSEEVREEPEEERSQESWSLDKRHGKEEGEIEKRIWKPTHRYHHKKKLHKRGGGSSEEEEEQRGDSEENVEEGKDRDEALRYLAEKRNPWIFRGYYHPAWYKRDSDEHAATSNKMDELAKLLSYKINQLANHSNQEEAKRSTNQKTLTPQEEKELENLAAMDMELQKIAAKLHENAA is encoded by the exons ATGAGGCTTTTCTGCGCCGTGGTCGTGGTTGCGGCTCTGCTGACAG AGAATCTAGCGCTTCCAGTGGTTAAAGAAGGACAGAGAGAAGACGTG GTTACAAGATGTCTGGTTGAAGTCTTGTCCAAAGCTCTCTCCAAACCGAACTCTCAGCTGGATCAGGAATGCAAAGACATTATCCAAGCAG GAGTTAAACATACCCCATTAGACAAGAAGAGCAGTGAGGGGACAATAAACCATGAAGAAGTACTCAAAGGTCACGCTGTGGAGCCCGAAGCGAAGGCAGCAGATGTAAAAGACATCGAGGCGCTCTTGAAATCCgtggaggaaaaaagagaaacccCGGAAGATGAGCGCAATCAGGAGTCCTGGAGTTTTGGTGACGACAAGGAGAAGAGACACAACAACGAAGTGGAGGAAGAACGAGAGAAGAGGGGCAGCTGGAGGCAAGGAAGATACCACCAAAGAAAAATCAAAcgaggagatgaggaggaggataaCGAGCGCAGTCAGGAGAGCTGGGGGTTAGAAGAGAAGAGATCTGACGACGACGAGGAAGAAGACGacgaagaggagagagagaagagggcaTGGAGGCATGGAAGATACCACCAAAGAAAATACAAACgtaatgaggaggaggagcctgAGGAGGAACGCAGCCAGGAGTCCTGGGATGTGGACAAGCGGGCATGGAAGCCAACCCATCGCTATCACCACAAGAAAAAGCTGCACAAACGCAGCGATGAGCCATCGGAGGCCAACGAATATGAAGAACGAAGCCAGGAGTCTTGGGGTCTCGACGATGAGCGGTACAAGAGGGACTGGAGACCCGGAAGACACCACCAGAGGAGACACAAACGTGACGAAGAGCTTTCAGAAGAAATTCGAGAAGAACCAGAAGAGGAACGAAGCCAGGAGTCGTGGGATTTTGATACtggaagagaaaagagagactGGAGGGCTGGAAGGTTCCACCAGAGGAGGCACAAACGTGATGAAGAGCTCGctgaggaagaaagagaagaacCAGACGAGGAACGAAGCCAAGAGTCATGGGATTTTGATGGTGGAAGGGAGAAGAGAGAATGGAGGGCAGGAAGGCACCACCAGAGGAGGCATAAACGTGACGAAGAGCTTTCTGAAGAAGCCAGAGACGAGCCTGATGAAGAGCGCAGCCAGGAATACTGGGATTTTGATACGGGAAGAGACAAGAGGGACTGGAGACCTGGCAGGCACCACCAGAGGAGGCATAAACGTGACGAAGATCTTTCTGAAGAAGCCAGAGATGAGCCTGATGAAGAGCGCAGCCAGGAATACTGGGATTTTGATACCGGAATTTACAAGAGGGACTGGAGACCCGGCAGATATcaccagaggaaacacaaaCGTGACGAAGAGCTTTCAGAAGAAGTCCGagaagaaccagaggaggaacGCAGCCAGGAGTCGTGGAGCCTTGATAAAAGACACGGCAAGGAAGAGGGAGAAATCGAAAAGCGTATCTGGAAGCCAACACACCGATATCACCATAAAAAGAAGCTTCACAAGCGTGGCGGAGGATCatcagaagaagaggaagaacagAGGGGTGATTCAGAGGAAAACGTGGAGGAGGGAAAGGACAGAGATGAAGCTCTGAG GTATCTGGCTGAGAAACGTAATCCATGGATTTTCAGAGGCTATTATCATCCTGCCTGGTATAAAAGGGATTCAGATGAACATGCTGCCACCTCAAACAAG ATGGACGAACTGGCCAAGTTGCTGAGCTACAAGATAAACCAGCTGGCGAACCACTCGAATCAAGAGGAGGCGAAAAGGAGCACGAACCAGAAAACACTTACTCCACAGGAG gaGAAAGAGCTGGAAAACCTGGCAGCTATGGACATGGAGTTGCAGAAAATCGCAGCCAAGTTGCATGAAAACGCCGCGTAA
- the trmt6 gene encoding tRNA (adenine(58)-N(1))-methyltransferase non-catalytic subunit TRM6 — MADNGDDEYRIQQGDYVVLKRGDIFKAVQIVPKKKIIFEKQWFFLDNAVGNLYSTTFEISSGGILQPQKLKETGTPSDLKEAGTDNRNIVDDGKSQKLTRDDIETLKEQGLKGQEIIQQLIENSSTFRDKTEYAQDKYIKKKKKKYENTVTILKPSCRILAMMYHGREPGKICHLRYDTLAQMLTLANIHARSKVLVFETCAGLVLGSIMERMGGYGSVIQMYPGGGPVRAGVESFGFPAHFHDTLHEFPICHVNALLAGDLDTTAKDPTAEEKFSLAADEEQIQPEAEQQGSPEEQSMETNAEDDAAQDQEKIEKEKRKEAKAQERKVKLEEKRKKLAAAAALLEGRNADGLVIASRFHPCPVLMTLLRFLAPSRPFVVYSQYKETLIECYTKLKEQGGTVNLRLSDTWLRHYQVLPNRTHPVLLMSGGGGYLLSGMTVAVDQSKPAASQRSEEPAPKRQKLKDTEG, encoded by the exons ATGGCGGACAACGGAGATGATGAGTACAGAATCCAACAGGGAGACTATGTTGTTCTGAAACGAGGAGACATCTTCAAAGCTGTGCAGATTGTACCGAAGAA aaaaataatatttgagaAGCAGTGGTTCTTCTTGGATAATGCAGTGGGAAACTTGTACAGCACCACATTTGAGATTTCATCTGGAGGAATCTTGCAGCCACAGAAACTGAAGGAAACAGGGACTCCTTCAG ATTTAAAGGAGGCAGGCACAGACAACAGAAACATTGTCGATGATGGTAAATCTCAGAAACTGACCAGAGACGACATCGAGACGCTAAAAGAGCAAGGTCTGAAGGGTCAG GAAATCATCCAGCAGCTCATAGAGAACAGCTCTACGTTCAGAGATAAGACCGAGTACGCTCAGGATAAGTacatcaagaagaagaagaagaa gtatgAAAACACTGTGACCATTCTGAAACCCTCCTGCCGCATCCTGGCTATGATGTACCATGGCCGGGAACCAGGGAAGATCTG CCACCTGCGGTACGACACACTGGCCCAGATGCTGACTCTGGCAAACATCCACGCTCGCAGCAAGGTCCTGGTGTTTGAGACGTGTGCTGGACTGGTGCTGGGATCCATCATGGAGCGGATGGGAG GCTACGGCTCGGTGATTCAGATGTACCCAGGAGGTGGGCCGGTTCGAGCGGGCGTGGAGAGCTTTGGCTTTCCTGCGCATTTTCACGACACGCTGCACGAGTTTCCCATCTGCCACGTCAACGCTCTGCTGGCAGGCGATCTGGACACCACCGCCAAAGACCCCACTGCTG AGGAGAAGTTCAGCCTGGCTGCAGATGAGGAGCAAATCCAGCCCGAGGCAGAACAGCAGGGCAGTCCAGAGGAGCAGAGCATGGAGACCAACGCTGAGGATGATGCTGCTCAGGACCAGGAGAAAATAGAGAAGGAGAAACGCAAAGAAGCCAAA gcTCAAGAAAGGAAAGtgaagctggaggagaagcgGAAGAAGCTGGcggctgctgcagctctgctgGAAGGCAGAAACGCCGACGG GTTGGTGATAGCGAGTCGCTTCCACCCGTGTCCGGTCCTGATGACCCTGCTCAGGTTCCTCGCCCCTTCCAGGCCTTTTGTAGTTTATTCCCAGTACAAAGAG ACTCTTATCGAGTGCTACACAAAACTCAAGGAACAAGGCGGCACGGTGAACCTGAGACTCTCAGACACCTGGCTGAGACATTATCAG GTGTTGCCCAACAGGACGCATCCCGTGCTGCTGATGAGCGGAGGAGGCGGCTACCTCCTCTCAGGGATGACGGTTGCCGTGGACCAGTCCAAACCTGCAGCCTCCCAGCGATCAGAGGAACCAGCACCGAAGAGGCAGAAGCTAAAAGACACGGAAGGATAA